The Pyrenophora tritici-repentis strain M4 chromosome 2, whole genome shotgun sequence genome window below encodes:
- a CDS encoding isochorismatase hydrolase: MKLAAPIVAATAALPLASSTIITAYQNITLPTTNTTLLGNIYNHWIYLGNDTYDLTRSMIAPTTKPVTIPMTGSRQRAIIEPSRSALIIIDMQNFFLHPELTPSAEGGRKAVEPTLKMIDAFRRNGMPVLWTFWGLDGKDLRDLPPSDIAGFSSTKHSPTNSFGSDMGKLKDGTELGQMLMRGSWNARPYGPLYDAQIQGVKNGTDHYFNKNRVSGMWGAQTPLGLWLEENQITTLFFGGVNSDQCVYGTLLDAGFKGYDTVFVDDISATISPEYAAQMVRYNSDLNGFVSNSSLIIPALS, from the exons ATGAAGCTCGCTGCGCCCATCGTAGCCGCCACGGCAGCTCTGCCCCTCGCGTCGTCAACCATCATCACAGCGTACCAAAACATCACGCTCCCAACAACCAACACCACCCTCCTCGGCAACATTTACAACCACTGGATCTACCTCGGAAATGATACATATGATCTCACGCGGTCCATGATCGCACCCACGACCAAGCCCGTCACCATCCCCATGACCGGATCCCGGCAACGCGCCATTATCGAACCCTCGCGTTCCGCGCTCATCATAATCGACATGCAGAACTTTTTCCTCCATCCAGAGCTCACTCCTAGCGCCGAAGGCGGCCGGAAAGCAGTGGAGCCCACTCTTAAAATGATTGACGCTTTTCGTAGAAATGGTATGCCCGTGCTCTGGACCTTCTGGGGCCTCGATGGAAAGGATCTCCGAGATCTGCCTCCTTCGGACATTGCGGGATTTTCGAGCACCAAGCACAGTCCTACGA ATTCGTTTGGCAGCGATATGGGGAAACTGAAAGACGGCACCGAGCTGGGCCAAATGTTGATGCGCGGCTCGTGGAATGCGAGACCGTATGGGCCATTGTACGATGCGCAGATCCAAGGTGTCAAGAACGGAACGGACCATTATTTCAACAAAAACCGTGTGAGCGGCATGTGGGGTGCGCAGACACCGCTTGGTCTCTGGTTGGAAGAAAACCAGATCACCACTCTTTTCTTCGGAGGTGTAAACTCGGATCAATGCGTGTACGGTACGCTCCTAGATGCCGGTTTCAAGGGGTACGACACCGTTTTTGTTGATGACATTTCAGCAACAATAAGCCCGGAATA TGCCGCTCAAATGGTCAGGTATAATTCAGACCTCAACGGTTTTGTATCCAATTCATCTTTGATCATACCCGCACTCTCCTAG